From Drosophila subpulchrella strain 33 F10 #4 breed RU33 unplaced genomic scaffold, RU_Dsub_v1.1 Primary Assembly Seq354, whole genome shotgun sequence, the proteins below share one genomic window:
- the LOC119560304 gene encoding uncharacterized protein LOC119560304, with protein sequence MSPLVKLFVIVLLLRPALFQGSEFPQLKYLSRIVRNIINEQRTQTIVIFKHHLNNNCSLQHWNPNGIAIIRTNDLEMVRIKGTFNSRALAIICIGKYSHIDLLDKVAEAFENMRQRRIILWTQIKPTKEFLKQISKKSTEFNFLNIVVLKDSPKGELSCHRLNPFPNAHFDRVENIWNFNGSFFKDSQFNFQGKTATIKHDYNWSLKTGEQHKNLLKFPITRIEDWDVIGFALKYNLTLQFLEETLSGNDHFDIQLRKRIMTKNDISELTDYVNPFCSSSIVVVVPCGNYMSFQDVLQQSGIQKWISYIITVYVICVLIEVFVVKVTLRISGKAHRLTIPNPLVNLYAFRAILGLPFPEPRRSSLSLRQLFWAIIIFGMVFSSFINCKLSAILTKPFYRPQVTNFEELRESGLVILMDELTNDFIGTELNTEFYRRYMLRKKILPFLERIKLLYLFNGNYATIMFSDNWQSFDAHQRSRGVQAYCSSKELIVAENWPRMPILVNNSLYHRPLSRFLTTMQESGIYQHWAKKIPKILEKKVNQTIIPNIRGQKRALSIEQFQWLWYLLVMGYSTSLVVFLGEVFIKKWIKPIGNRDSNV encoded by the coding sequence ATGTCGCCTTTAGTAAAATTATTTGTTATAGTTCTTCTTCTGAGGCCAGCGCTTTTCCAAGGATCTGAGTTCCCACAGCTCAAATATCTGAGCAGAATTGTTCGTAATATAATCAATGAGCAAAGAACGCAAACAATTGTGATTTTCAAACACCATCTAAACAACAATTGCTCTCTTCAGCACTGGAATCCCAATGGAATAGCCATTATACGAACTAACGATCTCGAAATGGTCAGGATAAAAGGTACTTTTAATAGCCGCGCGTTGGCCATTATCTGCATTGGAAAATATTCACACATTGATCTGTTAGATAAAGTTGCTGAAGCCTTTGAGAACATGAGACAACGGAGAATAATATTGTGGACGCAAATAAAGCCTACGAAGGAGTTTCTCAAACAGATCTCCAAGAAATCCACAgaattcaattttttaaatattgttgtGCTGAAAGACAGCCCAAAAGGAGAATTATCATGTCATCGTCTAAATCCTTTTCCAAATGCCCATTTTGATCGAGTTGAAAATATTTGGAATTTCAATGGATCATTTTTCAAGGATTCACAGTTCAATTTTCAAGGAAAGACTGCTACTATAAAGCACGATTATAACTGGAGTCTAAAAACGGGAGAACAACACAAAAACTTACTAAAGTTTCCTATTACCCGAATCGAAGATTGGGATGTCATTGGGTTTGCACTCAAATACAATCTGACTCTGCAGTTCTTAGAGGAAACCTTATCAGGCAATGATCACTTTGATATTCAGTTAAGAAAACGTATCATGaccaaaaatgatatttccgAGCTAACGGACTATGTGAACCCATTCTGCTCCTCGTCAATAGTGGTTGTCGTTCCCTGCGGCAATTATATGAGTTTTCAGGATGTTCTCCAGCAATCTGGTATCCAAAAATGGATTTCGTACATTATAACTGTCTATGTAATTTGCGTGCTGATAGAGGTCTTTGTTGTTAAGGTAACTCTACGGATTTCTGGAAAAGCACACCGCCTAACAATCCCTAACCCACTGGTCAACCTATACGCTTTTAGAGCTATTTTGGGCCTCCCATTCCCGGAACCCCGAAGGTCAAGTCTTTCGCTACGTCAACTCTTTTGGGCCATTATCATTTTCGGAATGGTGTTTAGCAGCTTTATAAACTGCAAATTAAGTGCCATTCTTACGAAGCCGTTTTATCGACCCCAAGTGACTAACTTTGAGGAGCTGCGGGAGAGTGGGCTAGTTATACTCATGGATGAACTAACAAACGATTTTATTGGTACCGAGCTCAATACCGAGTTTTATAGGCGCTATATGTTGAGAAAAAAGATTTTGCCATTTTTAGAGcgaataaagttattatatttgtttaatgGCAATTACGCCACAATCATGTTTTCCGACAACTGGCAATCTTTTGACGCCCATCAGCGATCCAGAGGAGTGCAAGCTTACTGCTCCTCGAAGGAATTAATAGTAGCTGAGAATTGGCCCAGAATGCCTATTCTGGTAAATAATTCCTTATATCACAGACCGTTAAGCAGATTCTTAACGACTATGCAGGAGTCTGGAATTTACCAGCACTGGGCTAAGAAGATTCCCAAAATTCTTGAAAAGAAAGTAAATCAAACTATTATTCCTAATATCAGAGGTCAAAAAAGGGCTCTTTCCATTGAACAGTTTCAGTGGCTATGGTATTTACTCGTTATGGGCTATAGCACCTCTTTAGTAGTATTTCTTGGagaggtatttattaaaaagtgGATAAAACCTATAGGGAATCGAGACTCTAAtgtgtaa